TCGCCACCGCGCTCGACCAGGATCCAGGGGACTTCGGAGAGGTATTCGGCGCAGGCCAGTTCGAGACCGAGGACCTCGGTGCGGTGGTCGGGGACATCCACGAAGACCGGCGGTTCGCAGCCGGCCCAGACCGTGGTGGGCAGCCGGTTGGCGACATGGACGATGATCAGGCCGGAGCCGGAACGGTGGGCCATGCCGATGGCGTAGGCGAGTGCCCGCTCACTGGACATCGAGCCGTCGAAACCGACGACGACGCCGTGCTTGAACGCGGGATCGCAGGATTGACGTGGTTCTTCGGCCGCCAGGGGGTCGGTCGCCATGGGATCGGCGACAGGCCGCTTGCGGTCCGCGGGTTCGAAGAATTCGTGACCGGCCATGGCTGTCTCGGCGTCGGGATCCTTTAGTGGGTGGGACAACAGTGAGCGGCGGAGCTGTGTCCGGGAATCATCTTCCCAAGCCCATACCCCCAAGGGTACGGCGGCACGCCTCCTTTGGCCCAGATCCCGCCCTCACTGCGTTCGGGTTCCCCGGAGCATGCACGAGGGGGCGCCCGTCACGCAATGGTTGCTGCGCCGTACAGGCGGTTTGCACAGCATTCACCTGCCGGGTGGCGAAGGCGTACAGTGACCGACCGCTCGAACATGCGTTGAACCCGGAGAGCCTCGGCCCCAGGGAGCACCCATGTCCGGACCGCACCCCACCTCCGACCGCCCTCGCGCGACCCCGCACCCGCGCCAGGAGTCGGCGACCGACGTCGTCCGGTGGGCGGCGTTCAGCTGCGTCCTGGTCCCCGTGGTCCTGCTCTGGTACGGCAGTTCACTGGCAGGCGCGGCCGGCACCGCCCTCGGCCTCGCCGCCGTCACCGCGGTCTGCCGGTTGCTTCTGCACCGGTCGGAACGCGGCGCGGCGGAGCACGCGGAGCACATGGAACACATGGACGATGCGGACTGCGTGGAACACGCGGACTGCGCGGACCACGGGGACCACATGCATTACATGCACCACGCAGACCACGTGGACCACACGGACCCCGACACCCACGGTGCCCACGCGAACGACGCGGACCACGGGGAACTCGCGCGGTAACAGGGGGATCAGGCGCACCGGCCGCACCACGGGCACCGGCGGGCGCAGCCGGAACGCGAGGTGCGCGAGGCGGCAGGGGCGGGCGGGGCGCGGCGGGACGACGGGGAGCGGGAGGAGCGAACGGTCCCTCAGCAGGGGCACCGGCAGCGGACCGGGGCGGCCGTCCGTCGCGATGGACGGCACACTGGAGGGAGTACACCGGTCGTCTGACCGGTTTTAGTGCTGCCACACACCTCTTTTCAGCCAACTTCTGGCCACCGTGCA
The sequence above is a segment of the Streptomyces griseoviridis genome. Coding sequences within it:
- a CDS encoding universal stress protein, whose product is MAGHEFFEPADRKRPVADPMATDPLAAEEPRQSCDPAFKHGVVVGFDGSMSSERALAYAIGMAHRSGSGLIIVHVANRLPTTVWAGCEPPVFVDVPDHRTEVLGLELACAEYLSEVPWILVERGGDICHELEEVGREYEADAIVVGSTHGIVGRIFGSVAGRLAKRAQRPVIVIP